GGAGCCGCCGCTCGTGCTGCGCGACTGGCAGTACATACCCGTCATTCTGCTGGCGAGCATCGCCGGAGCGACGCTGTACGAGCGCATCGACCGCTTCCAGTTCGTATTCGGCCTTCTCGATGCGGCCGGGCTCGCGGCCTATTCGGTGATCGGCACGCAGATGGCGCTTTCGCTTTCGCTGCCGGTGCCGGCTGCCGTCCTCGTCGGAACGGTCAACGCCGTCGGTGGAGGCCTTCTGCGCGACCTGCTCGCACAGGAAGAGCCGATTCTGTTTCAGCCGAGCCAGTTCTACGCACTGGTTGCGGCATCTGGTGCGATGGCTTTCGCTGCGCTGCGCTCTTTTACGTCGCTGCCCGGTGGTGTTGCAGGGATACTGGCGGCGCTATGGATCTTCGCGCTGCGCGTCGCGGCGATCCGCTACGACTGGAGAACGGTGCCGGTGCGCCGGCCGGATGAGCTCCGGTAGTAACGCCAGCAGTGCAGCAGGCTTTCAGTGCGGGCTTTGCTCCACGGAGTCGACGGTCACTTCAATCTCACCCGTTGCGCTCTCCGGCGGGCCGGCGCAACGGAACGACCAGCTCGCGCGCCGCGCGCCATTGACGAGCTGTTTCGGATAACGATCGAACAGCTGCTGCCAGTGCTCGCAGTCCGCTTTTGTCACGTGGATCGAGCTCGACGAACGAAGCGTCGTCGTGCGTGGGGAGCCATCGCCCGACGCGGGCAGATGGAAGAAAAGGTTACTCCGCAACGCAGGCTCGTCCTGGTTTCGTGAGCAGAAAATACCGCCGGACCCCGGATTTATCTTGTCGCTATCGTAGAAGCTCGAACCTCCGGTGTGGGAAAGGAACCGGCACGTCTCTTCCGATTCCGCCCTTTCGGGATCGAAAAAGGAGAGCTGCTCGAGCTTTCCCGGATCGAACGAGGCTTCGTGCATGCGAGCGATGTGCTCTCCGTCCGGACGATCGCCCTCGACCTGAAGGCGAAACGACTGGCTCGGAATGGTAACCTTTACCCGAGCCGACTCGAGCGGGAACGTGTCATTTCCCGCTCGCGTGATGTTGAGCACGTGACCGTCGAGCGACACCACATTCACGCTGATTCGGAACAGCGAATCACCGGTGA
This sequence is a window from Candidatus Limnocylindrales bacterium. Protein-coding genes within it:
- a CDS encoding TRIC cation channel family protein, with translation MPLAAAVDFQLPPAFHFAATFVFALTGALAACRRHYDVVGVFVLAFVAGVGGSLLRDGLFLGVEPPLVLRDWQYIPVILLASIAGATLYERIDRFQFVFGLLDAAGLAAYSVIGTQMALSLSLPVPAAVLVGTVNAVGGGLLRDLLAQEEPILFQPSQFYALVAASGAMAFAALRSFTSLPGGVAGILAALWIFALRVAAIRYDWRTVPVRRPDELR